A region of Dioscorea cayenensis subsp. rotundata cultivar TDr96_F1 chromosome 5, TDr96_F1_v2_PseudoChromosome.rev07_lg8_w22 25.fasta, whole genome shotgun sequence DNA encodes the following proteins:
- the LOC120261859 gene encoding RNA-binding protein 25 isoform X1: MATSLPSPSSQPSDANTEKPEIQNPSINHPDSGLASENPKPIPNPLPSPVIPPPPAAPSFTPAFRPLGAPTGLPYPAFSNPGYPPPPMVQNPGIQPPGVAVSGAGAVPASVPPMRPGMYPAPPGQVPVVYGPGPNGYMAVPPPGPLAPGVMPPPGIPRYPGPYPLVRAGFPPRPGFISPLGRPPIPGIRGIPPIATPIVRPPITIVAPQEKPQTTVYVGKIAPTVDNDFLLSLLRLCGPVKSWKRAQDPTDGTPKGFGFCEFESAEGVLRGLRVLSKLSIDGQELVLNINQATREYLDRYIEKKTESEKLKGPELEIATEENKSAAAVENKEPQNPKPIEEDLDTSRDKETQESTQKFGIITDEDHDADREILEKVTSMIEERIKTKPLPPPPPMQVPADAKSNSEVPSKSRDGDSGVDAMKDVDNRNDDETTSEMKSAAELEKPEASSADKGSRHDRRGRERDRDLKREKERELERYERERERERARRERERDIKSREVERLYNERLKEWEGREREKERHRKYEKDREKEREWERRKLVMKQEDESDDEDIRRRRYRSSMYEEKRRRRKREREDDLADRLKEEEETAEAKRRAIEVQEKINSIELSAQVSIDVEKVATQDEEMVIDGMENVEEDSHQGDGIDKNGCNDEQVGSTTGSDTKQNCHVPTRKLGFGLVGSGKRAAMPSVFHEADDEDVEERKMRPLVPIDYSTDEIQAIQSATSAAQPNLVAAAEFAKRISSVNHKEEKLDVDKERNKRTSDRASQRERDRSDDGNSRLRDENKERIHKVHDRERDQEDKLKENRKLLDAKQLIDMIPKTKDELFAYQINWDVYDKHKLHERMRPWIAKKITEFLGEEEDTLVDYIVSNTKEHAQASKMLELLQSILDDEAEMFVLKMWRMLIFEIKKVETGLTGKPRG; the protein is encoded by the exons ATGGCGACGTCCTTGCCGTCGCCGTCCTCCCAACCCTCGGACGCCAACACAGAGAAACCGGAAATCCAGAACCCTTCTATCAATCATCCAGACTCTGGACTCGCCTCCGAGAACCCTAAACCTATCCCTAATCCTTTGCCTTCTCCGGTGATCCCTCCTCCTCCTGCTGCCCCTTCCTTCACACCCGCTTTCCGACCTCTTGGCGCCCCTACTGGCTTGCCGTATCCTGCCTTCTCGAACCCTGGTTACCCTCCTCCGCCGATGGTCCAGAACCCGGGGATCCAGCCTCCTGGAGTCGCGGTGAGTGGTGCTGGAGCTGTACCGGCCTCCGTCCCGCCGATGAGGCCTGGCATGTATCCCGCCCCACCGGGCCAGGTTCCGGTGGTGTATGGCCCGGGGCCGAACGGGTACATGGCTGTTCCCCCGCCAGGTCCTCTTGCTCCTGGTGTGATGCCTCCTCCTG GAATTCCTCGTTATCCTGGTCCATATCCGTTGGTTCGGGCTGGATTTCCTCCACGACCTGGTTTTATTTCACCACTTGGACGGCCTCCTATCCCTGGTATTCGTGGCATCCCTCCTATTGCTACCCCAATTGTTCGGCCACCTATCACCATTGTTGCCCCCCAGGAGAAGCCACAGACCACAGTTTATGTTGGCAAGATTGCTCCCACGGTTGATAATGATTTTCTGCTTTCTCTTCTTAGG CTTTGTGGTCCAGTGAAAAGTTGGAAGCGTGCACAAGATCCCACTGATGGTACTCCCAAAGGCTTTGGTTTTTGTGAGTTTGAGTCTGCTGAAGGGGTGCTTAGAGGGTTGCGTGTGCTGAGTAAATTAAGCATTGATGGTCAAGAGCTTGTG CTCAATATTAACCAAGCCACTAGGGAATATCTTGATCGTTACATTGAGAAGAAAACTGAAAGTGAAAAGCTTAAAGGACCTGAATTAGAAATTGCTACAGAGGAGAATAAAAGTGCAGCAGCAGTTGAAAATAAAGAGCCCCAAAATCCAAAGCCCATTGAAGAAGATCTAGATACCTCCAGGGATAAAGAAACCCAGGAAAGTACGCAGAAATTTGGTATCATTACCGATGAGGACCATGATGCTGACAGAGAAATATTGGAAAAGGTTACTAGTATGATAGAAGAAAGAATAAAGACCAAGCCTCTTCCCCCTCCCCCACCAATGCAGGTGCCTGCAGATGCTAAGTCAAACTCGGAAGTACCTTCTAAATCAAGAGATGGTGACTCAGGTGTGGATGCTATGAAAG ATGTTGACAATAGAAATGATGATGAGACAACAAGCGAAATGAAGTCAGCAGCAGAACTTGAAAAACCTGAAGCTAGCTCTGCAGATAAAGGGAGTAGGCATGATCGAAGGGGTAGAGAAAGGGACCGAGATTTGAAAAGGGAAAAGGAAAGGGAGCTTGAGAGGTATGAGCGGGAGCGTGAGAGGGAGAGAGCGCgaagggagagggagagggataTTAAATCAAGAGAAGTTGAGCGATTGTATAATGAGCGTCTTAAGGAGTGGGAaggcagagagagagagaaagagcgCCATAGGAAGTATGAAAAAGacagagaaaaagaaagggaatGGGAACGGCGTAAACTGGTCATGAAGCAAGAAGATGAAAGTGACGATGAAGATATTAGAAGGCGGCGCTATAGGAGTAGCATGTATgaggagaagaggagaaggagaaagcgAGAAAGGGAGGACGACTTGGCTGATAGGTtgaaagaagaggaagaaactGCTGAGGCAAAGAGGAGGGCAATTGAAGTTCAGGAAAAAATCAATTCTATAGAACTCTCTGCTCAGGTGTCCATTGATGTTGAAAAGGTTGCAACACAAGATGAAGAAATGGTTATTGATGGTATGGAAAATGTTGAAGAGGATTCTCATCAGG GTGATGGTATCGATAAAAATGGCTGTAATGATGAACAGGTAGGATCAACCACAGGGTCTGATACAAAACAGAACTGCCATGTTCCAACTAGGAAGCTGGGTTTTGGTTTGGTGGGTTCAGGAAAAAGGGCAGCTATGCCATCTGTTTTCCATGAAGCAGATGATGAGGATGTAGAGGAGAGAAAGATGAGACCTCTAGTGCCGATTGATTACTCTACTGATGAAATACAGGCTATTCAAAGCGCAACTTCTGCAGCCCAACCAAATCTGGTTGCTGCCGCAGAATTTGCAAAGCGCATCTCTAGTGTTAATCACAAAGAAGAGAAGTTGGATGTTGACAAGGAAAGGAACAAGCGAACTAGTGATAGAGCAAGTCAGAGGGAGAGAGATCGTTCTGATGACGGGAATAGCCGATTGAGGGATGAAAACAAGGAGAGGATACATAAGGTTCATGACCGGGAGAGGGATCAGGAAGATAAGCTAAAGGAGAACAGGAAGCTCTTGGATGCAAAGCAACTGATTGACATGATTCCAAAGACAAAGGATGAACTGTTTGCTTATCAAATTAACTGGGATGTGTATGATAAG CATAAATTGCATGAACGAATGAGGCCCTGGATAGCTAAGAAGATCACCGAGTTTCTGGGGGAAGAGGAAGACACTTTGGTGGATTACATTGTGAGCAACACCAAGGAACATGCACAAGCATCAAAAATGCTTGAACTGCTTCAATCCATCTTGGACGATGAGGCTGAAATGTTTGTCCTCAAAATGTGGAGAATGCTTATATTCGAAATAAAGAAAGTTGAGACCGGTCTTACCGGGAAACCAAGAGGATAA
- the LOC120261859 gene encoding RNA-binding protein 25 isoform X2, with product MATSLPSPSSQPSDANTEKPEIQNPSINHPDSGLASENPKPIPNPLPSPVIPPPPAAPSFTPAFRPLGAPTGLPYPAFSNPGYPPPPMVQNPGIQPPGVAVSGAGAVPASVPPMRPGMYPAPPGQVPVVYGPGPNGYMAVPPPGPLAPGVMPPPGIPRYPGPYPLVRAGFPPRPGFISPLGRPPIPGIRGIPPIATPIVRPPITIVAPQEKPQTTVYVGKIAPTVDNDFLLSLLRLCGPVKSWKRAQDPTDGTPKGFGFCEFESAEGVLRGLRVLSKLSIDGQELVLNINQATREYLDRYIEKKTESEKLKGPELEIATEENKSAAAVENKEPQNPKPIEEDLDTSRDKETQESTQKFGIITDEDHDADREILEKVTSMIEERIKTKPLPPPPPMQVPADAKSNSEVPSKSRDGDSDVDNRNDDETTSEMKSAAELEKPEASSADKGSRHDRRGRERDRDLKREKERELERYERERERERARRERERDIKSREVERLYNERLKEWEGREREKERHRKYEKDREKEREWERRKLVMKQEDESDDEDIRRRRYRSSMYEEKRRRRKREREDDLADRLKEEEETAEAKRRAIEVQEKINSIELSAQVSIDVEKVATQDEEMVIDGMENVEEDSHQGDGIDKNGCNDEQVGSTTGSDTKQNCHVPTRKLGFGLVGSGKRAAMPSVFHEADDEDVEERKMRPLVPIDYSTDEIQAIQSATSAAQPNLVAAAEFAKRISSVNHKEEKLDVDKERNKRTSDRASQRERDRSDDGNSRLRDENKERIHKVHDRERDQEDKLKENRKLLDAKQLIDMIPKTKDELFAYQINWDVYDKHKLHERMRPWIAKKITEFLGEEEDTLVDYIVSNTKEHAQASKMLELLQSILDDEAEMFVLKMWRMLIFEIKKVETGLTGKPRG from the exons ATGGCGACGTCCTTGCCGTCGCCGTCCTCCCAACCCTCGGACGCCAACACAGAGAAACCGGAAATCCAGAACCCTTCTATCAATCATCCAGACTCTGGACTCGCCTCCGAGAACCCTAAACCTATCCCTAATCCTTTGCCTTCTCCGGTGATCCCTCCTCCTCCTGCTGCCCCTTCCTTCACACCCGCTTTCCGACCTCTTGGCGCCCCTACTGGCTTGCCGTATCCTGCCTTCTCGAACCCTGGTTACCCTCCTCCGCCGATGGTCCAGAACCCGGGGATCCAGCCTCCTGGAGTCGCGGTGAGTGGTGCTGGAGCTGTACCGGCCTCCGTCCCGCCGATGAGGCCTGGCATGTATCCCGCCCCACCGGGCCAGGTTCCGGTGGTGTATGGCCCGGGGCCGAACGGGTACATGGCTGTTCCCCCGCCAGGTCCTCTTGCTCCTGGTGTGATGCCTCCTCCTG GAATTCCTCGTTATCCTGGTCCATATCCGTTGGTTCGGGCTGGATTTCCTCCACGACCTGGTTTTATTTCACCACTTGGACGGCCTCCTATCCCTGGTATTCGTGGCATCCCTCCTATTGCTACCCCAATTGTTCGGCCACCTATCACCATTGTTGCCCCCCAGGAGAAGCCACAGACCACAGTTTATGTTGGCAAGATTGCTCCCACGGTTGATAATGATTTTCTGCTTTCTCTTCTTAGG CTTTGTGGTCCAGTGAAAAGTTGGAAGCGTGCACAAGATCCCACTGATGGTACTCCCAAAGGCTTTGGTTTTTGTGAGTTTGAGTCTGCTGAAGGGGTGCTTAGAGGGTTGCGTGTGCTGAGTAAATTAAGCATTGATGGTCAAGAGCTTGTG CTCAATATTAACCAAGCCACTAGGGAATATCTTGATCGTTACATTGAGAAGAAAACTGAAAGTGAAAAGCTTAAAGGACCTGAATTAGAAATTGCTACAGAGGAGAATAAAAGTGCAGCAGCAGTTGAAAATAAAGAGCCCCAAAATCCAAAGCCCATTGAAGAAGATCTAGATACCTCCAGGGATAAAGAAACCCAGGAAAGTACGCAGAAATTTGGTATCATTACCGATGAGGACCATGATGCTGACAGAGAAATATTGGAAAAGGTTACTAGTATGATAGAAGAAAGAATAAAGACCAAGCCTCTTCCCCCTCCCCCACCAATGCAGGTGCCTGCAGATGCTAAGTCAAACTCGGAAGTACCTTCTAAATCAAGAGATGGTGACTCAG ATGTTGACAATAGAAATGATGATGAGACAACAAGCGAAATGAAGTCAGCAGCAGAACTTGAAAAACCTGAAGCTAGCTCTGCAGATAAAGGGAGTAGGCATGATCGAAGGGGTAGAGAAAGGGACCGAGATTTGAAAAGGGAAAAGGAAAGGGAGCTTGAGAGGTATGAGCGGGAGCGTGAGAGGGAGAGAGCGCgaagggagagggagagggataTTAAATCAAGAGAAGTTGAGCGATTGTATAATGAGCGTCTTAAGGAGTGGGAaggcagagagagagagaaagagcgCCATAGGAAGTATGAAAAAGacagagaaaaagaaagggaatGGGAACGGCGTAAACTGGTCATGAAGCAAGAAGATGAAAGTGACGATGAAGATATTAGAAGGCGGCGCTATAGGAGTAGCATGTATgaggagaagaggagaaggagaaagcgAGAAAGGGAGGACGACTTGGCTGATAGGTtgaaagaagaggaagaaactGCTGAGGCAAAGAGGAGGGCAATTGAAGTTCAGGAAAAAATCAATTCTATAGAACTCTCTGCTCAGGTGTCCATTGATGTTGAAAAGGTTGCAACACAAGATGAAGAAATGGTTATTGATGGTATGGAAAATGTTGAAGAGGATTCTCATCAGG GTGATGGTATCGATAAAAATGGCTGTAATGATGAACAGGTAGGATCAACCACAGGGTCTGATACAAAACAGAACTGCCATGTTCCAACTAGGAAGCTGGGTTTTGGTTTGGTGGGTTCAGGAAAAAGGGCAGCTATGCCATCTGTTTTCCATGAAGCAGATGATGAGGATGTAGAGGAGAGAAAGATGAGACCTCTAGTGCCGATTGATTACTCTACTGATGAAATACAGGCTATTCAAAGCGCAACTTCTGCAGCCCAACCAAATCTGGTTGCTGCCGCAGAATTTGCAAAGCGCATCTCTAGTGTTAATCACAAAGAAGAGAAGTTGGATGTTGACAAGGAAAGGAACAAGCGAACTAGTGATAGAGCAAGTCAGAGGGAGAGAGATCGTTCTGATGACGGGAATAGCCGATTGAGGGATGAAAACAAGGAGAGGATACATAAGGTTCATGACCGGGAGAGGGATCAGGAAGATAAGCTAAAGGAGAACAGGAAGCTCTTGGATGCAAAGCAACTGATTGACATGATTCCAAAGACAAAGGATGAACTGTTTGCTTATCAAATTAACTGGGATGTGTATGATAAG CATAAATTGCATGAACGAATGAGGCCCTGGATAGCTAAGAAGATCACCGAGTTTCTGGGGGAAGAGGAAGACACTTTGGTGGATTACATTGTGAGCAACACCAAGGAACATGCACAAGCATCAAAAATGCTTGAACTGCTTCAATCCATCTTGGACGATGAGGCTGAAATGTTTGTCCTCAAAATGTGGAGAATGCTTATATTCGAAATAAAGAAAGTTGAGACCGGTCTTACCGGGAAACCAAGAGGATAA